The Nonlabens sp. Hel1_33_55 genome contains the following window.
CGCCACGAGGTTTACCCATCAATAGGCTGTGGTATTTGAAACCGTGCTTCTTAAGCCATTTTTCGGTTACATCTCTATGTTCCTCTGTTCTAGAGGTGAAGAAACAAATTACATGCCCTTCATCAAACCACTCGTTAAGCGTTTGCAAGGCATCTGGAAACGGCTCACAAGTTCCCATACGCTCTGGCTCTTCATTAGGCACATCTTCTGTAATGGTACCGTCAATGTCGATTAGGTAATTCTTTATGCCTTCTGGCAATACAGGACTAATTAATGATCCATCCTCTGCTTTTGCTTCTATGTATTCGTTTTCTTCTTTCATTAAATTTCGTTTGCCCAGTTTAATCGGTCTTGTTGGTTGTATGGCCATGGCGCACCATTGTTTTCAATGTTGCTCATGGTTGCGTTTAATTCATTTGGTGCAGCACTATTTTCAAGCACTAGATATCTTCTCATTTCCATGATGATACTCAATGGATCGATACCTATAGGACAAGCTTCTACACAGGCGTTACAGGTAGTACATGCCCAAAGCTCTTCTGGTAGAATGTAATCGTTCAACAGCTTTTTGCCATCATCCTTCCACTCACCTTCTTTATTGATCACGCTGCCTACATCTTCCAGACGGTCACGTGTGTCCATCATGATCTTACGTGGACTTAGCTTTTTACCTGTAATATTTGCTGGACATTCTGCGGTACAACGTCCACATTCTGTACAGGTGTATGCGTTGAGCAGTTGTACTTGATTGAGGTCAAAAATATCGCTAGCTCCAAGAGAAGCGGGCATCTCATCTACAGCTCCTTCCGCTGGTGTGGCAAAAGGGTCTGCGTTGGGATCCATCATCAATTTGACTTCTGCTGTGACGGCTTCCATGTTTGTGAATTGACCTTTAGGTGTCAGTTTTGCCAACCATACGTTAGGGAACGCCAGCATGATATGTAAATGCTTAGACCAGTATAGGTAGTTCAAGAAAATTAAAATCCCGACAATATGTAACCACCAACAAGCGCGTTCTATGATGAATAATGTTTCAAGACTAAGTCCAGAATACCAAGGCGTCATCCAGCTACTTATAGGAAAACTGCCTGTCACCATCTTCCCATGAACGTAGTGCATCGCTGCCTCACTTGTGAATGTACCATCAAGTACACCATTTTGAATGGCAAGATCTGTAGCGTTCATCGTTAGGAACAATCCCATTAGAACAACTTCAAAATATAAAATGTAATTAGCATCGTTTTTAGGCCAGCCCTTTAGCTCTCTAGCAAGAAACCTACGGATGTTCATGATATTCCTGCGAACCAGAAATGCGATCACGCTTACTAATACCAAAAATGCTAAGATCTCGAAAGTCGCTATTAAAAAGTCGTAAACACCGCCCAAGAAAGGAGCAAATATTCTATGCTGTCCCGTCAATCCATCAATGATGATTTCAAGAACCTCAATGTTGATGATGACAAAACCAACGTACACGATAATATGAAGAAAACCTGCAATAGGTCTACGAACCATTTTTGATTGACCTAGCGCAATTTTGGCCATTTGCGCCCAGCGCTCTGGTTGGCGATCTGTTCGATCTACTTTCTTACCCAACTTTATGTTACGAATCATCTTACGGATGTTCATCGCAAAAAAGCCAACCATTCCAATCAATAGAATAGCAAAAATGATATTAGGTAGGTACTGCATGAATTATAGCTTTCGGTCGTCTGGTTCCTCGTATTCCCTGTTCTTTTTACCAAAAACGGAAATATTGATATAACGGGTTGGATTTAATTTAATGTCTTGAAGCAGCATTTCTGCCTGGCGTGTTGCACGCTCCAGGTTAGTATACAACCTATCATCAGTCATAAGTTTCCCTAAGGTGCCTTCACCTTCCGCAACGTCGTCCAATAAACTATTGAACTTACCTACCGTCACTTCAAGATCTTTTACTACACTCGCAATCTGAACTTGTGCTAACGTATCTGAAATCTTCGCAAAGTTAGCTGTGGTTTTATTCAAGTTCTTTATGGTGCTTGATAACTCCTGATCATTATTCACGAGGAATTTATTAGCATTAGATGATAACCCTTGAACCTGAACTAGCGTTTTGTTCAATTCTTCAAGACTTTGAACGATTGCTTTTCTTGTATTTGGATTTAATGTTTTATTTACTGCATTGAGAACACTATCTGCACTAACCACCATGTTTTCAATCTTATCCTTTAGTGGTAGGAATTCATCCAAGATTTGCCCTTCAATACCACTATCAGTAGTGGACGGCAATGTATCGCCTGGTCTTGCTAGACGTCCATCAGACTCAAAGTTGGGTATAATAGCAAGCGCCTTTCCACCTATAAGCCCAGTACTATAAACAGTAGCCGTACTTTCTTTTGAGAAGTTGAATTTCTCATCTACGTGGAACTTTACAAGTAATCGTCCACGTGAATCCAAAAAGTCGATATCATCAATATTACCTACAATCAAACCGTTGATCGTCACTGGTGCCGATTTTGTCAAGCCTTCCACATTATTATAGACGGCGTAAAAAGACCGGTCTGCCTTTAAAAGGTTGCGCCCGTTAAGAAACGAGTAACCAAAAATAAACAGTGCTATCGCAGCAACTGTAAGTAGTCCAACCTTTATTTCTTTAGAAAATTTCATTGCATAGCAGTTTCAACAAATGTAAATATAAGACTTGCCTATATATTAGGACTAACAATTAATTAGCAGTTGTTACAACCTGCGTCGGGTTCCGTTTTCAATAATTACAATGAATGCCGTCTTGTAGCCTTTGCTTATAGCTTGTTCCCTAAGCTCACTAGCTTTTTTTAAAGAGCTGGTCTCTCCCGTAAAATATCGATAAATGTCACCTTCTTTTTCCTTAGAAATTGATGGCAGCTTTTTGAAGTTATTCGATTTAGGAGCCAGTGATTTACTGCTCGCTGCAATCTGTACTTTGTAAACTGCGCTAGAATTTGAAGGAATAGGGTCAACAGCTACTGCAGATGTCGATGACGAACCATCTGAAACATCAGAAATGTTGATGTCTCTATTTTGCTTGTAGGACATGATTCCGTCGTAAATAGATTCTGCTACAGATTGTTGACCATCGCCACTAGTAAGGTATTTGCGCTCGCTGTTATTCGTAATAAAACCTAATTCTACTAATACACTAGGCATGTACGTTTCTCTCAATACCAAGAATACGTTTTGCTTCACACCACGATTGGTACGGCGCACCTTACTGGCAAAATTATTCTGTATTTGCGCTGCAAGATCAATACTATCTTCCATATTGATCTCTTGAGTAAGGACACTTGTCGCATATGAAGATGGATCGTTGGGATCAAAACCGTTATAGTTTTCTTCATAATTGTCTTCCAACAAGATCACACTGTTTTCCTTCATTACCACGTCAAGATTTTCAGTGCTACGTCTTAGACCTAAAACCCAGGTCTCGTTCCCGTTAGCCTGTTCTTTATGAAAACCGTTACAGTGAATAGAAACAAACAAATCGGCATCTGCTTTGTTGGCGACCTTGGCGCGATCCGCCAGCTCGATAAATACATCTGATTTTCTAGTATAAAGAACTTCAATATCGCTGTGTTGCTCCAGTTTTTTACCAATTGCAAGCATCACTTTGAGAGCAACATCCTTCTCGTTGACACCTGCGTGCGTGTATCCAGGATCCTTTCCGCCATGTCCAGCATCCAGCACCACCTTAAACTTTCGGTTGGGTGGATCCGTCTCAAGACTGTTGATCGCACTAGCAAAAAGTACCAATGGCGCAGTTAATAAAGCAATAAAGAGATAAATTTTCGTTTTCATAAAGTACCTAATCGGTTGCAAGAGGATTGTTTTTAGTTCGCTTTCGCGAAAGCGTAATTATCAAATAAACCCTTGGAAATTATATGTAGTTTTGACTTTTCAAAAACCAGACCAATTCCTTAACGAATATACCCTAGTATAGATTGTATCCCATTTTTAGGCATATCATTTTATCAATAGTTTTCTTAACAGGACTACAGTGGTGTCTCGCGCAGGAAACACCTGTGGTTCAACGACCTATACCTATTCTTGAAGACTCCAGTGAGGTCGAGACGCCTGTCGTTGTGGCAAAGGAAGCACTGGTAGCACAGGATTCTACCGTACAAGACAGTACAAAGCCCAAAGCATTTCTTCAATATAAGCTAGAATCCAGCGCGAAGGGCTACAACCGTTTTGATCGTAGGGAAAATACATTGACGCTCTATGATCAAGCGATTATTGTGTATGGTGACATACGATTGGAAGCTGGAAAAATCATCATTAACAACAATACCGGTAACGTCTATGCCTACGGGATTGTGGAGGATTCTACCAATGCCTACGTGCAAAAACCGATTTTCACGCAAGGCACCAATAAGGTAGAACCAGATTCCATCATTTTTAATAAAGACACTAAAAAGGCGCTTACCTATAACTCCAAAACTGCTCAAGGCGAATTTAACGTGGTTGCCGAGGTTACTAAAAAAGTAAACGACAGCGTATTTTTTATGCGTAATGCTCGTTTTACCACATCTGCAAATCCTGAGAATCCAGAGTATTATTTTCTCGCTCGTAAAATTAAGTTTGTTCCCAAAAAGAAGATTGTAACGGGTCTTGTCAATATGTATATCGCAGATGTTCCAACTCCACTAGGTTTACCATTTGCGTTTTTCCCTATGACTAATGAGCGTCGTAGCGGTATCATTTTACCGTCTTTTGGAAATGATAATAACAGAGGTTACAACCTTACCAATGGTGGATATTATTTTGCTATCAATGATTATGTAGACCTGACTCTTTTGGGAGATTACTTTACTAACGGTAGTTATGGTGCACGAGTAGAAAGCAGTTATAGAAAGCGCTATGCCTATTCTGGGAGTATTAGATTCTTATTGGAAGAGTCCATACGAAGTGAGCGTGGTTTTTCTGACTTTGCACAAACGGGTCGCTACAATATTAACTGGCAACACAGTCAAGATGCCAATGCAAGTCCCAATAGTAGGTTTAGTGCCAGTGTGAACCTAGGTAGTCCTGATTTTTACAGAAATTCTTTCAATCAAACCAACCAGAGCGCACAGCTGATCAATAACTTGAGTAGTTCCATTAGTTATTCCAAAACCTTTCCTGGAGAACCGCAGGTCAACTTGAATACTACGGTTTCTATCAACCAGAACGTGAATACAAACACAACCAACTTAACGCTACCAACCTTTCAAGGAAGTGTTTCGCGAGTATTTCCTTTTGCATCAAAAGATGGTATCAAAAAAGGCATCATTCAAAACGTCAACCTACAATATAATGTTAGAGGTGAGAATAGGGTAAGTACCACGAACGATAATCTATTCACTCCAGAAATTTTTAGCGAAGCGCGTGCTG
Protein-coding sequences here:
- a CDS encoding phosphoheptose isomerase, whose product is MKEENEYIEAKAEDGSLISPVLPEGIKNYLIDIDGTITEDVPNEEPERMGTCEPFPDALQTLNEWFDEGHVICFFTSRTEEHRDVTEKWLKKHGFKYHSLLMGKPRGGNYHWIDNHMVRATRYTGEFTHLVEKEVTIEVFKNHK
- a CDS encoding putative LPS assembly protein LptD, whose product is MYPIFRHIILSIVFLTGLQWCLAQETPVVQRPIPILEDSSEVETPVVVAKEALVAQDSTVQDSTKPKAFLQYKLESSAKGYNRFDRRENTLTLYDQAIIVYGDIRLEAGKIIINNNTGNVYAYGIVEDSTNAYVQKPIFTQGTNKVEPDSIIFNKDTKKALTYNSKTAQGEFNVVAEVTKKVNDSVFFMRNARFTTSANPENPEYYFLARKIKFVPKKKIVTGLVNMYIADVPTPLGLPFAFFPMTNERRSGIILPSFGNDNNRGYNLTNGGYYFAINDYVDLTLLGDYFTNGSYGARVESSYRKRYAYSGSIRFLLEESIRSERGFSDFAQTGRYNINWQHSQDANASPNSRFSASVNLGSPDFYRNSFNQTNQSAQLINNLSSSISYSKTFPGEPQVNLNTTVSINQNVNTNTTNLTLPTFQGSVSRVFPFASKDGIKKGIIQNVNLQYNVRGENRVSTTNDNLFTPEIFSEARAGIQHSIPISTNFKIAKYFSISTGANFQENWVFDTIDQTLVANESGNQIIQRDTISGFDSYRTYSFNASLGTTVYGSYTSSNPEAKIQAVRHVMRPSVSYNINPSFDQYYEQLLREDGVIVSEEERFFSRFEGSLFGAPGRVFSSNIGLSLQNNLEAKVLDPESEDGELKKKQLIKSLNLSTSYNLAGDSLQLSPLNVSGVIPIYKDVDLQLNANFDPYALDANNNRINTFNINNGGSPARLTNAGARFNFKLSNKDFEPTDDDEEDDKETKVESTTLRNGGRADDLFGDPIDPATGNFLDDEEPTQQDVDLEESLYRFKIPWNLNIAYTFTYNNARRQNEVSGNSIMLSGDVEFSPRWSIGGNTGYDFVGNGISFTTLRFQRDLESFRMSFNWNPVGVNNSWFFFIGIKSGALSDIKYDQRRQPDPRF
- a CDS encoding (Fe-S)-binding protein codes for the protein MQYLPNIIFAILLIGMVGFFAMNIRKMIRNIKLGKKVDRTDRQPERWAQMAKIALGQSKMVRRPIAGFLHIIVYVGFVIINIEVLEIIIDGLTGQHRIFAPFLGGVYDFLIATFEILAFLVLVSVIAFLVRRNIMNIRRFLARELKGWPKNDANYILYFEVVLMGLFLTMNATDLAIQNGVLDGTFTSEAAMHYVHGKMVTGSFPISSWMTPWYSGLSLETLFIIERACWWLHIVGILIFLNYLYWSKHLHIMLAFPNVWLAKLTPKGQFTNMEAVTAEVKLMMDPNADPFATPAEGAVDEMPASLGASDIFDLNQVQLLNAYTCTECGRCTAECPANITGKKLSPRKIMMDTRDRLEDVGSVINKEGEWKDDGKKLLNDYILPEELWACTTCNACVEACPIGIDPLSIIMEMRRYLVLENSAAPNELNATMSNIENNGAPWPYNQQDRLNWANEI
- a CDS encoding MlaD family protein, producing the protein MKFSKEIKVGLLTVAAIALFIFGYSFLNGRNLLKADRSFYAVYNNVEGLTKSAPVTINGLIVGNIDDIDFLDSRGRLLVKFHVDEKFNFSKESTATVYSTGLIGGKALAIIPNFESDGRLARPGDTLPSTTDSGIEGQILDEFLPLKDKIENMVVSADSVLNAVNKTLNPNTRKAIVQSLEELNKTLVQVQGLSSNANKFLVNNDQELSSTIKNLNKTTANFAKISDTLAQVQIASVVKDLEVTVGKFNSLLDDVAEGEGTLGKLMTDDRLYTNLERATRQAEMLLQDIKLNPTRYINISVFGKKNREYEEPDDRKL
- a CDS encoding N-acetylmuramoyl-L-alanine amidase, with amino-acid sequence MKTKIYLFIALLTAPLVLFASAINSLETDPPNRKFKVVLDAGHGGKDPGYTHAGVNEKDVALKVMLAIGKKLEQHSDIEVLYTRKSDVFIELADRAKVANKADADLFVSIHCNGFHKEQANGNETWVLGLRRSTENLDVVMKENSVILLEDNYEENYNGFDPNDPSSYATSVLTQEINMEDSIDLAAQIQNNFASKVRRTNRGVKQNVFLVLRETYMPSVLVELGFITNNSERKYLTSGDGQQSVAESIYDGIMSYKQNRDINISDVSDGSSSTSAVAVDPIPSNSSAVYKVQIAASSKSLAPKSNNFKKLPSISKEKEGDIYRYFTGETSSLKKASELREQAISKGYKTAFIVIIENGTRRRL